The Haploplasma axanthum region CAGACGTTAAAGATAAGTATTCACATCGAAGTAAGGCTCTTAAATTATTAAAAGATTACTTTGCAAAAAAACAATAATAATCATCTAAGGCTTTTCTTTAATATATTTTTGTAAACAAAAATGTATTTGAAGGGCCTTTATGCTATAATAATATAGAGTTAAAGTGGGTGTTAAAATGATAGAAGTAAAAAATATATCATACCGATATAATACAAAAACAGAAGCAATTAAAAATTTATCACTTAATATTGAAAAAGGGAAATGGGTTTCAATTTTAGGACATAATGGATCAGGAAAATCAACATTAGCAAAACTATTAGTTGGTCTTTTAGAAGCGGATAGTGGGAAAATTATCATTGATGGAGAATCATTAACAGAAAAAAATGTTCATGATATTAGAAAAAAAATTGGAATAGTCTTTCAAAATCCTGACAATCAATTTGTAGGAGTAACTGTTAGATATGATATTGCCTTTGGATTAGAAAATCAGCAAATACCATCTAATGAAATGGAAAGACGTGTTCATGAATATGCGAAATTTGTTGGTATGGAAGAGTATTTGGAAAAAGAACCTCATAATCTATCTGGTGGACAAAAGCAAAGAGTGGCAATTGCTGGAGCACTTGCTATGCAACAAGAAATCTTAATTCTTGATGAAGCAACTTCAATGCTTGATCCAAAAGGAACAAATGAAATTGTTAATTTAATAAAGTTGATTAATAAGGAACACAATAAAACAATAATAACGATTACGCATGATTTAAGTTTAGCAAGTATGAGTGATTACTTATATGTTCTTAAAGAAGGCGAATTGATATTGGAAGGAAAACCTGATACGGTGTTTAAAGAAGAAGAATTACTTAAATCATCACATTTAGAAATTCCTTTAGCATTAAGTGTTTATAATGAAATAGCAAAAGATAAAAATAGTGACAAGAAGTTGGTGGATGCATTATGGGAATTCAATTCAAAAATGTAAGTCATGAATATGTAGGTATTAAAACTAAAGATGAAGCAATAATCAATATTAATTTGAATATTGAAGGAAGCGGTGAATTTATCGCTATTTTAGGTCATACTGGAGCTGGTAAATCAACACTTGTTCAACATATG contains the following coding sequences:
- a CDS encoding energy-coupling factor transporter ATPase — encoded protein: MIEVKNISYRYNTKTEAIKNLSLNIEKGKWVSILGHNGSGKSTLAKLLVGLLEADSGKIIIDGESLTEKNVHDIRKKIGIVFQNPDNQFVGVTVRYDIAFGLENQQIPSNEMERRVHEYAKFVGMEEYLEKEPHNLSGGQKQRVAIAGALAMQQEILILDEATSMLDPKGTNEIVNLIKLINKEHNKTIITITHDLSLASMSDYLYVLKEGELILEGKPDTVFKEEELLKSSHLEIPLALSVYNEIAKDKNSDKKLVDALWEFNSKM